A section of the Malus sylvestris chromosome 17, drMalSylv7.2, whole genome shotgun sequence genome encodes:
- the LOC126610267 gene encoding probable endo-1,3(4)-beta-glucanase ARB_01444, which yields MLKKVRRKVKTLITKSFKKRKKDPYKPAPPPPSSFPSPPPPEEPQTMSPPPQQTLRPPATAGPFLFPQTQSTVLPDPSNFFSPNLLSSPLPTNSFFQNFALKNGEQSEYFHPYAVKSSSAALTICHPSRFSTSAFIYQVFIADLAISAAQKPDSPQPHKISSFNDLSITLDFPSSNLRFFLVRGSPFITCSVSNSTSLSISTSHAILSCESNGSKTKYTIKLNSNQTWLVYTSSPIDLTTSGLSLITSNGFSGIFRIAILPDSNPKFEASLDRFSSCYPVSGEAVFTKPFVLEYRWEKKGWGDLLMLAHPLHLQLLSGEDSHVTVLEDFKFKSIDGDLVGVVGDSWALKPDPVSITWHSSQGVREHSYEEIVSALVKDVGDLNSSGIATTSSYFYGKLIARAARLALIAEEVAYLDVIPAIRKFLKETIEPWLDGTFPGNGFLYDKIWGGIVTKQGATDSGADFGFGVYNDHHYHLGYFVYGISVLAKIDPAWGRKYRAKAYSLAFDYMTVGRRSHSHYPRLRCFDFYKLHSWAGGLTEFADGRNQESTSEAVNAYYSAALLGLAYGDTHLVATGSLLAALEIQAAQIWWHVKDGGNMYEEDFTRENRVVGMVWNNKRDSGLWFAPPEWKECRLGIQLLPLLPITEALFSDVGFVKDLVKWTLPALSREGVGEGWKGFVYSLEGIYDKELALGKIRNLNGYDDGNSLTNLLWWIHSRGEAGAEFGLGHNVCWSRHYH from the coding sequence ATGTTGAAAAAAGTGAGAAGAAAAGTCAAAACCTTAATCACCAAGAGTTTCAAAAAACGCAAGAAAGATCCCTATAAACCGGCACCCCCTCCTCCATCTTCATTTCCATCACCACCCCCTCCCGAAGAACCCCAAACTATGTCGCCACCGCCGCAGCAAACTCTCAGGCCACCCGCCACCGCCGGCCCATTCCTTTTCCCCCAAACCCAATCCACCGTGCTCCCCGACCCTTCCAACTTCTTCTCCCCAAACCTCCTCTCCTCCCCTCTCCCCACCAACTCCTTCTTCCAAAACTTCGCCCTCAAAAACGGCGAGCAATCGGAATACTTCCACCCCTACGCCGTTAAATCCTCCTCCGCCGCCCTAACCATCTGCCACCCATCTCGCTTCTCCACCTCCGCCTTCATATATCAAGTCTTCATCGCCGATCTCGCCATCTCCGCGGCCCAAAAGCCCGATTCCCCACAACCCCACAAAATCTCCTCgttcaacgacctcagcatcaCATTGGATTTCCCCTCCTCCAACCTCCGCTTCTTCCTCGTTCGCGGCAGCCCATTCATCACCTGCTCTGTTTCCAACTCCACCTCTCTTTCAATCTCCACCAGCCACGCAATCCTCTCGTGTGAATCAAACGGCTCAAAGACCAAATACACCATCAAGCTCAACAGCAACCAGACATGGCTCGTATACACTTCCTCCCCGATCGATTTGACAACCAGCGGCCTTTCGTTGATCACCTCCAATGGGTTTTCTGGGATTTTTCGGATTGCGATATTGCCGGATTCGAACCCGAAATTCGAGGCGAGCCTTGACCGGTTCAGTTCTTGCTACCCTGTTTCCGGAGAAGCGGTTTTCACAAAGCCGTTTGTTTTGGAGTACAGATGGGAGAAGAAAGGATGGGGCGATTTGCTTATGCTTGCTCATCCTCTGCACCTCCAGCTTCTCTCCGGCGAGGATTCTCACGTCACTGTTTTGGAGGATTTCAAGTTCAAGAGCATTGATGGGGACCTTGTTGGTGTTGTTGGCGATTCGTGGGCGCTGAAACCCGACCCTGTTTCGATCACCTGGCATTCGAGTCAAGGAGTTAGGGAACATTCGTATGAGGAAATTGTTTCTGCGCTTGTTAAAGATGTTGGGGATCTGAATTCGAGTGGGATAGCTACAACGTCTTCGTATTTTTATGGGAAATTGATCGCGAGGGCGGCGAGGCTGGCTTTGATTGCTGAGGAGGTGGCTTATCTGGATGTGATTCCGGCGATTAGGAAGTTCTTGAAGGAAACGATTGAGCCGTGGTTGGACGGAACGTTCCCGGGAAATGGTTTCTTGTATGATAAGATTTGGGGTGGCATTGTCACGAAACAAGGGGCAACTGATTCAGGTGCAGATTTCGGGTTTGGAGTGTACAATGATCACCATTATCATCTGGGCTACTTTGTTTATGGGATTTCAGTGCTTGCGAAAATTGATCCTGCTTGGGGAAGGAAGTATCGGGCTAAAGCGTATTCGCTCGCTTTTGATTATATGACGGTAGGCAGGCGATCACATTCGCATTATCCGCGCTTGAGGTGCTTTGATTTTTACAAATTGCACTCGTGGGCAGGCGGGTTAACCGAGTTTGCGGATGGTCGTAATCAGGAGAGCACGAGTGAGGCAGTGAATGCCTACTATTCAGCTGCATTGTTGGGATTAGCTTATGGAGACACGCATCTTGTGGCCACTGGATCACTGCTTGCAGCTTTGGAGATTCAGGCGGCGCAAATATGGTGGCACGTAAAAGACGGAGGTAACATGTACGAGGAGGATTTCACAAGGGAAAATCGTGTGGTTGGAATGGTATGGAATAACAAGAGGGACAGCGGACTTTGGTTCGCTCCCCCGGAGTGGAAAGAGTGCAGGCTTGGAATTCAGTTGCTACCGCTATTGCCGATCACCGAGGCCTTGTTTTCAGATGTTGGCTTTGTTAAGGATCTTGTGAAATGGACACTACCGGCTTTGAGTAGGGAGGGAGTTGGGGAAGGATGGAAAGGATTTGTCTATTCCTTGGAAGGGATTTACGACAAAGAACTCGCTTTGGGGAAGATAAGGAATTTGAATGGTTACGATGATGGTAACTCGCTTACTAATCTTCTGTGGTGGATCCACAGCAGAGGAGAGGCAGGAGCGGAATTCGGACTTGGACACAACGTTTGTTGGTCTAGGCACTATCATTAA
- the LOC126612000 gene encoding uncharacterized protein LOC126612000, whose product MGEEREDPQQLKRVAAAAYDYENDPRWAEYWSNILIPSHMSSRSDVIDHFKRKFYQRYIDPELMVDAMSSGSSSQPKRPSASSRTTNDQTQPRSAGSTPRTPGTAAAAPPTSLRWDRKTIQFSVNAWVFLVAVLAIFPLVPKNLSDRAYRLSFMGTACSSLYSLYSLYGKPRAWNLQALQVYFQSIITTKDFIYLIYCITFVTSHLCLKFALIPILCRALEHVAKFLRRNFSQSSLYRKYLEEPCVWVESNRTTLSILSSHAEVGVGFLLIISLFSWQRNIVQAFMYWQLLKLMYHAPATADYHLSVWTKIGRTVHPLIHRYARFLETPLSAVQRWWLR is encoded by the exons atgggggaagagagagaggaccCACagcagctgaagagagtggcgGCGGCGGCCTACGACTACGAGAACGACCCCAGATGGGCCGAGTACTGGTCCAACATCCTCATCCCTTCTCACATGTCCTCCCGCAGCGACGTGATCGACCATTTCAAGCGCAAGTTCTATCAACGCTACATC GATCCTGAGCTTATGGTAGACGCGATGTCATCAGGCAGTTCTTCTCAGCCAAAGAGACCATCTGCATCGTCCCGGACAACAAATGACCAAACTCAGCCCCGTAGCGCAG GTTCAACTCCCAGAACTCCAGGgacagcagcagcagctcctCCAACTTCTCTGCGTTGGGATCGAAAAACCATTCAGTTTTCTGTAAACGCTTGG GTGTTTCTTGTGGCTGTGCTTGCAATTTTCCCACTGGTGCCTAAAAACCTTTCAGATAGGGCATATCGGCTTTCCTTTATGGGCACTGCATGTTCGTCTCTGTATTCCTTGTACTCACTGTATGGG AAACCAAGGGCTTGGAACTTGCAGGCTTTGCAAGTTTACTTTCAGTCAATAATCACGACTAAGGATTTTATCTACTTGATATACTGCATTACCTTTGTCACATCACATCTTTGCCTAAAAT TTGCACTGATTCCCATTCTCTGTCGGGCTCTTGAACATGTTGCCAAGTTCCTTAGGCGCAATTTTAGTCAATCCTCATTGTACAG GAAGTACCTGGAAGAGCCTTGTGTTTGGGTGGAGTCTAATAGAACTACCCTCAGCATACTCTCTTCACATGCTGAGGTCGGAGTTGGCTTCCTTCTGATTATATCATTGTTCTC GTGGCAGCGCAACATTGTACAGGCATTCATGTACTGGCAG CTATTGAAGCTCATGTATCATGCCCCAGCGACTGCTGACTACCATCTGAGCGTGTGGACTAAGATCGGAAGGACAGTTCATCCCCTCATCCACCGCTATGCTCGGTTCCTGGAAACTCCTCTTTCTGCTGTTCAGAGATGGTGGTTGAGGTAG
- the LOC126610265 gene encoding proline-rich receptor-like protein kinase PERK8, with the protein MSSTTSPSPNSSPSAVPPTSPDTSSPPPSNSSTTPTTTATPSDASPPRAQSPPPASPAAPTPKSLPPPSTPPPTSPPPSTPQAPPPSTPQAPPPSTPQAPPPSTPQVPPPSTPQAPPPSPPQSPPPSSPASPPPSPPPASPPPSPPAASPPATSESPPPASKGSPPPKSSPRPAQASPPPKSTETPPPPADVPPPSSAYPPSPQGETPKKSPPSPTFTPPPSGSKSAPPPADKSPPAPTVQSPPPSVPSSSSPPVTSPTLPSSNSSSPPPLPQKPTARSTTGANVTSNATSGKKGGLNTGGAVAIGVVVGFLVLSLVVMAVWYRKKQKKRRAGENFAYNMPSPFASSQNSDSVFLKPYSPAPLIGNSSGSDLIYAQSDGGVNNSKSWFTYEELSKATNGFSKQNLLGEGGFGCVYKGVLEDEREVAVKQLKIGGGQGEREFKAEVEIISRVHHRHLVSLVGYCISEHQRLLVYDFVPNDTLHYHLHGEGMPVLDWATRVKVAAGAARGIAYLHEDCHPRIIHRDIKSSNILLDSNFEAQVADFGLAKLTLDSNTHVTTRVMGTFGYMAPEYATSGKLTDKSDVYSYGVVLLELITGRKPVDSSQPLGDESLVEWARPLLSQALECEDFEGLADSRLGKNYIENEMFRMIEAASACVRHSAAKRPRMRQVVRAFDSLDELSDLSNGMKPGQSEIFDSAEHSAQIRMFQRMAFGSQDNSTSFFNQSQSSWKSRDSREQGYQNQRSWASRDSREHGDQTQSSWSRDQRDAGNPSTSISIDRSGIWNN; encoded by the exons ATGTCTTCAACAACCTCACCTTCTCCAAATTCTTCCCCTTCTGCGGTCCCACCAACTTCACCTGATACCTCGTCACCACCCCCGTCAAATTCTTCAACTACCCCAACTACCACTGCAACCCCTTCTGACGCTTCACCTCCCCGTGCCCAATCTCCTCCTCCAGCATCACCAGCTGCTCCCACTCCAAAATCGTTACCACCGCCGTCAACTCCGCCACCAACTTCACCACCGCCTTCCACGCCTCAGGCTCCACCACCTTCCACGCCTCAGGCTCCACCACCTTCCACGCCTCAGGCTCCACCGCCTTCCACACCGCAGGTTCCACCGCCTTCCACTCCTCAGGCTCCACCACCATCCCCTCCACAGTCTCCACCCCCATCATCTCCGGCATCACCCCCGCCATCACCTCCTCCAGCATCACCACCACCTTCTCCACCAGCTGCCTCTCCTCCGGCTACGTCTGAATCCCCACCACCTGCATCAAAGGGTTCTCCCCCTCCCAAATCTTCCCCACGTCCAGCACAAGCCTCACCTCCACCTAAGTCCACAGAGACACCACCTCCTCCAGCTGATGTCCCGCCCCCTTCGTCCGCTTATCCACCATCACCACAAGGAGAAACACCAAAAAAATCTCCTCCATCCCCCACTTTCACACCTCCTCCATCTGGCTCCAAATCTGCTCCTCCACCAGCTGATAAATCTCCCCCTGCACCCACGGTGCAATCACCACCTCCTTCGGtcccttcatcttcttcacctcCTGTTACTTCTCCTACCCTGCCTAGTAGTAATTCGTCAAGTCCCCCTCCCTTACCACAGAAGCCAACTGCAAGGTCAACCACTGGTGCCAATGTGACATCAAATGCCACATCCGGAAAGAAAGGAGGGTTAAACACTGGAGGAGCTGTGGCAATTGGAGTTGTAGTTGGATTCCTGGTGCTCAGTCTTGTTGTCATGGCGGTGTGGTACAGAAAGAAGCAGAAGAAAAGAAGAGCTGGAGAAAATTTTGCGTACAACATGCCTTCCCCCTTTGCTTCATCCCAGAATTCAG ATTCGGTATTTCTTAAGCCTTATTCTCCAGCTCCCCTCATAGGAAATAGTTCTGGCAGTGATTTGATATATGCACAATCAGATGGTGGCGTAAACAATTCAAAGTCATGGTTCACATACGAAGAACTAAGCAAAGCCAcaaatgggttttcaaaacAGAACCTTTTGGGCGAAGGTGGATTTGGTTGTGTTTACAAAGGTGTTTTGGAAGACGAAAGAGAAGTTGCTGTAAAACAGCTCAAAATTGGTGGGGGACAAGGGGAACGTGAGTTTAAAGCTGAAGTTGAAATTATTAGTCGAGTACACCATCGCCATTTGGTTTCCCTGGTTGGTTATTGTATATCTGAGCATCAAAGGTTGCTTGTCTATGACTTCGTTCCAAATGATACACTTCATTACCATCTTCATG GTGAGGGCATGCCGGTTCTGGATTGGGCAACCAGAGTCAAGGTTGCTGCTGGTGCAGCTCGTGGAATAGCTTACTTACATGAAGATT GTCATCCTCGCATTATTCACAGAGATATTAAGTCGTCAAACATCCTTTTGGATAGCAACTTTGAAGCTCAG GTTGCAGATTTTGGGCTTGCAAAGCTAACGTTGGATTCAAATACTCATGTGACCACAAGAGTAATGGGAACATTCGG ATACATGGCACCAGAATATGCAACAAGTGGAAAGTTGACGGACAAGTCTGATGTTTACTCTTATGGTGTTGTGCTATTGGAGCTAATTACAGGTCGCAAACCGGTGGATTCTTCTCAGCCATTGGGTGATGAGAGCCTAGTTGAATGG GCTCGACCTTTGCTTAGTCAAGCACTTGAGTGTGAAGACTTCGAAGGGCTGGCAGATTCAAGGCTGGGAAAGAATTACATCGAGAATGAAATGTTCCGAATGATTGAAGCAGCTTCAGCTTGTGTGCGTCATTCAGCTGCGAAAAGGCCACGGATGAGACAG GTGGTAAGGGCTTTCGACTCCTTAGATGAATTATCAGATCTCAGTAACGGAATGAAACCTGGCCAGAGCGAAATATTTGATTCTGCAGAACACTCTGCACAAATTAGAATGTTTCAGAGGATGGCATTCGGTAGTCAAGACAACAGTACGAGTTTTTTCAATCAAAGTCAGAGTAGCTGGAAAAGTAGGGACTCCCGAGAGCAAGGGTACCAGAATCAGAGAAGCTGGGCGAGTAGAGACTCTCGGGAGCATGGGGATCAAACTCAGAGCAGCTGGAGTCGAGACCAGAGAGACGCGGGAAACCCGAGTACTTCGATATCCATAGATAGATCTGGGATATGGAACAACTGA